One Nitrospira sp. DNA window includes the following coding sequences:
- a CDS encoding NADH-quinone oxidoreductase subunit N, producing the protein MTISAHDLFPILPELLVIFAACAVLALDPITPASKKDGLAWLSLATMAICMGLTAARMSDPTTAFGGLVVVDAYSCFWKLLLYFVTGLTILLSFPYLKEERIYFGEYYGFVLLALSGMMVMVSGADLLTIYLGTELMSLSLYVMAGLKRAEPRSLEASAKYFVLGAFSSGILLYGISLLYGAAGSTQLPAIAAAIAERSLNDPLLLFATILLAVGFSFKLAVVPFHMWTPDVYQGAPTSVTAFMAVAAKAASFGAFLRVFVEGLGGVKANWSAIFLLLCIGTLILGNIVALVQTNIKRMLAYSSIAHAGYALIGIVAAGRLEAADSTSAIASVMLYIALYAFMTFGAFAIVAMLRKGGQEGEEIEDYSGLAKRHPLAALFMLIFMVSLAGIPPTAGFIGKFYVFMAAVQAGMSWLAILALVFAAISAYYYLRLVMVMYMREPGEVTATSPRFVPSPALSIVLACAIAGVLFFGLYPNPIVNLATQAALTLK; encoded by the coding sequence ATGACGATCTCGGCCCACGATCTGTTCCCCATTCTGCCGGAGCTGCTGGTGATCTTCGCGGCTTGCGCCGTCCTCGCCCTGGATCCCATCACCCCTGCGTCGAAGAAGGACGGGCTGGCCTGGCTCAGTCTGGCCACCATGGCCATCTGCATGGGCCTGACCGCCGCCCGCATGAGCGATCCGACCACGGCGTTCGGCGGACTGGTCGTGGTCGATGCCTATTCCTGCTTTTGGAAACTGCTGCTGTACTTCGTCACCGGCCTGACTATTTTATTGTCCTTCCCCTATCTGAAAGAGGAGCGGATCTACTTCGGCGAGTACTATGGGTTTGTTCTGCTGGCCTTGTCCGGCATGATGGTGATGGTGTCCGGCGCCGACCTCCTGACGATCTATCTCGGCACCGAACTCATGTCGCTCTCACTCTATGTGATGGCGGGATTAAAACGAGCGGAACCCCGCTCCCTGGAAGCCTCGGCCAAATACTTTGTGCTCGGCGCGTTTTCCTCCGGCATCCTGCTGTACGGCATCTCCCTGCTCTACGGCGCAGCCGGCAGCACGCAGCTTCCGGCCATTGCCGCCGCCATCGCCGAACGAAGCTTGAACGATCCGTTGCTCTTGTTCGCGACGATTCTCCTGGCGGTCGGATTCAGCTTCAAGCTGGCCGTGGTGCCGTTCCACATGTGGACGCCGGACGTCTACCAAGGCGCCCCCACCTCCGTCACGGCCTTCATGGCCGTCGCCGCAAAAGCCGCCAGCTTCGGCGCCTTCCTGCGGGTCTTTGTGGAGGGACTCGGCGGAGTCAAAGCCAACTGGTCCGCGATCTTCCTGCTGCTCTGCATCGGCACATTGATATTGGGCAATATCGTTGCCCTTGTCCAAACGAACATTAAGCGGATGCTGGCCTACTCCAGCATCGCCCACGCCGGCTATGCCTTGATCGGCATCGTGGCGGCCGGGCGGCTCGAAGCCGCCGATTCGACCTCGGCCATTGCCAGTGTGATGCTCTACATCGCCCTCTACGCCTTCATGACCTTCGGCGCCTTTGCCATTGTCGCCATGTTGCGCAAGGGCGGCCAGGAGGGGGAAGAGATCGAAGACTACAGCGGCCTCGCGAAGCGCCATCCCCTCGCCGCCCTGTTCATGCTGATCTTCATGGTCTCACTGGCCGGCATTCCCCCGACGGCGGGATTCATCGGCAAGTTCTATGTCTTCATGGCGGCGGTCCAGGCGGGCATGTCCTGGCTGGCAATCCTCGCCTTGGTCTTCGCCGCCATTTCCGCCTATTACTATCTGCGCCTCGTCATGGTGATGTACATGCGGGAGCCGGGTGAGGTCACCGCCACGTCGCCGCGCTTCGTGCCGTCGCCGGCCTTGTCCATTGTCCTGGCCTGCGCCATTGCCGGTGTGCTCTTCTTCGGCCTGTATCCCAATCCCATTGTGAACCTGGCCACCCAGGCCGCGCTGACCCTGAAGTAA
- a CDS encoding YihY/virulence factor BrkB family protein, protein MLPALRFLLDVVKAFRRHGCASLAASLAFFSLLSLFPLVFLLLYGISFLVSQDVIGEQFLLSFLKGFLPSLGERLADELHRISVLESVRWAVFLSFAWFGALVFYELDYALNVVFESTWRRHPLISTAISVASLGATGLLLIISYVATQIINFLTSYVPQLWGLDLVALAAHEFLLTYTVPFGLAFVAVSSLYRYVPRRRPAWREAMIGGLTFGLLWVAAKLLFVTYSGYATVYVRLYGSLLEIVLMLLWVYYSASLLLFGAVVTHKLQQHAQAMTPPSAPSAA, encoded by the coding sequence ATGCTGCCAGCCCTGCGCTTCCTCCTCGACGTGGTCAAAGCCTTTCGACGGCATGGCTGTGCCAGCCTGGCGGCCTCGCTGGCGTTCTTCTCCCTGCTCTCGCTGTTTCCGCTCGTCTTCCTGCTGCTGTACGGCATCAGCTTCCTCGTCAGTCAGGATGTGATCGGAGAGCAATTCCTCCTCAGCTTCCTCAAGGGCTTCCTCCCTTCGCTGGGTGAACGGCTGGCCGATGAGCTGCACCGCATCAGCGTGCTGGAGAGCGTGCGCTGGGCTGTCTTTCTGTCCTTCGCCTGGTTCGGCGCGCTCGTGTTCTATGAACTGGATTATGCGTTGAATGTCGTCTTCGAAAGCACCTGGCGGCGCCACCCGCTGATCTCCACGGCGATTTCCGTCGCCTCCTTGGGCGCCACGGGATTGCTGCTCATCATTTCCTACGTTGCCACTCAGATCATCAACTTCTTGACCAGCTATGTCCCGCAACTCTGGGGGCTGGATCTCGTGGCATTGGCCGCCCACGAATTCCTGCTGACCTACACCGTCCCCTTCGGCTTGGCCTTTGTGGCAGTCAGCAGCCTCTACCGCTACGTGCCGCGCCGCCGGCCGGCTTGGCGGGAAGCCATGATCGGAGGGCTGACTTTCGGTCTCCTCTGGGTCGCCGCCAAACTCCTCTTCGTCACCTACAGTGGCTATGCCACCGTCTACGTGCGCCTCTATGGCTCGCTCCTGGAAATCGTGTTGATGCTCCTGTGGGTCTACTATTCGGCCAGCTTGCTCTTGTTCGGCGCCGTCGTCACCCACAAGCTCCAGCAGCACGCCCAGGCCATGACACCTCCATCGGCACCATCCGCCGCCTAG